One Fuerstiella marisgermanici DNA window includes the following coding sequences:
- the gcvT gene encoding glycine cleavage system aminomethyltransferase GcvT produces the protein MNSPPRQSPLHEVHVAAGARMVPFAGWEMPVQYEGIMPEHKAVREFLGVFDISHMGLLAVASSEPEVSTKWLDGLLTNNVASLEVGQGQYTMLLNETGGVIDDLIVYSKGCSEYYLVVNASKTAEDYQWMLDHQPESGIMFADVSGSYAGLAVQGPDTVAAFARLFGDDVTIPERFYMAEISTPHGDVLVCRTGYTGEDGFELFCKASDGPDWWQRCLDAGAKACGLGARDSLRLEKCYPLNGNDLSPERSPLEAGLGFAVDLHKDSFIGRDTLLRQKTKGLHRRLVAIKQTQKSPPPRPGYAVYAGDEQVGTLTSGGMSPSLGVGISLAYLSIDHAKVGTPLHLEIRGKRFAAEVVKKPFL, from the coding sequence ATGAACAGCCCCCCACGGCAATCTCCCCTTCACGAAGTCCACGTGGCCGCCGGTGCGCGGATGGTGCCGTTTGCCGGGTGGGAAATGCCGGTGCAGTACGAAGGCATTATGCCCGAACACAAGGCCGTGCGAGAATTTCTGGGCGTGTTCGACATTTCGCACATGGGACTGCTTGCCGTCGCCAGCAGCGAACCGGAAGTTTCTACCAAGTGGCTGGACGGTCTGTTGACAAACAACGTTGCGTCGCTGGAAGTCGGACAAGGGCAGTACACAATGCTGCTGAACGAAACCGGAGGTGTGATTGACGACCTGATCGTCTACAGCAAGGGGTGTTCAGAATATTATCTTGTAGTGAATGCGTCGAAGACGGCAGAAGATTATCAGTGGATGCTCGATCATCAACCGGAATCGGGCATCATGTTCGCGGATGTCAGCGGCAGCTACGCGGGCCTCGCTGTACAAGGCCCGGACACGGTCGCTGCCTTCGCCAGGTTGTTCGGCGACGACGTCACGATTCCTGAACGTTTCTACATGGCAGAAATCTCAACGCCGCACGGCGACGTGCTCGTATGCCGCACCGGCTACACCGGTGAAGACGGCTTTGAATTGTTCTGCAAAGCGTCCGATGGTCCGGACTGGTGGCAGCGGTGTCTGGATGCAGGCGCAAAGGCGTGCGGATTGGGAGCACGCGATTCGTTGCGACTGGAAAAGTGCTACCCGCTAAACGGCAACGATCTGTCGCCCGAACGTTCGCCGCTGGAAGCTGGACTGGGATTCGCCGTCGACTTGCATAAAGACTCGTTCATCGGCCGCGACACACTGTTAAGGCAAAAGACCAAAGGTCTGCATCGGCGTTTAGTCGCGATCAAACAAACGCAAAAGTCGCCCCCACCGCGTCCCGGCTACGCTGTGTATGCTGGTGATGAACAAGTCGGAACGCTGACCAGCGGCGGGATGTCACCGAGTCTCGGAGTTGGCATTTCGTTGGCGTATCTCAGCATTGATCACGCGAAGGTCGGCACTCCGTTGCACCTTGAAATTCGCGGCAAGCGATTTGCTGCCGAAGTCGTCAAGAAGCCGTTCTTATAG
- the gcvH gene encoding glycine cleavage system protein GcvH, which yields MNVPDELKYAQSHEWVRVDNGDIVTVGISDFAQAEMTELVYVELPEVGRSYSAGDEVAVVESVKSASDIYTPVSGEIVEVNEALNDNPSLVNSSPFQDGWMFKIKISDAAQLDKLLDANGYKDSISS from the coding sequence ATGAACGTCCCCGATGAACTAAAATACGCCCAGTCGCACGAGTGGGTGCGAGTCGACAATGGCGACATCGTCACGGTCGGCATTTCTGATTTTGCTCAGGCCGAAATGACAGAACTCGTTTATGTTGAACTTCCCGAAGTTGGTCGGAGTTACAGTGCGGGCGATGAGGTGGCTGTCGTAGAGAGTGTCAAATCGGCCAGCGACATTTACACGCCTGTCAGTGGCGAAATTGTCGAAGTGAACGAAGCGTTGAATGACAATCCATCACTGGTGAACAGTTCTCCGTTTCAGGATGGTTGGATGTTCAAGATCAAAATCAGCGATGCCGCACAGTTAGACAAGCTGCTGGACGCCAACGGCTACAAAGACAGCATCAGCTCGTAG
- the gcvP gene encoding aminomethyl-transferring glycine dehydrogenase, translating to MSISSPPALSSKPQLDAFRNRHLGVSLDEAETLAKEIGFESLQQLVDAAVPGSIRRQQAFDLPEPKSETDALAWLKSIMSRNQATRSLIGMGYHDCITPSVILRNILENPGWYTAYTPYQPEISQGRLEACLNFQTMITELSGLDVANSSLLDEGTAAAEAMAMCAGGHRKANRFLVSDGCHPQTIAVLQTRAEPLGIEIVVAAHDDFEFTDDVFGVLVQYPDTSGGIYDFESLIKAAHDAKVKVVMAADLLALTLLKPPGQMGADIAIGNSQRFGVPLGFGGPHAAWIACTDNLKRKLPGRLVGVSKDANGKPAYRLALQTREQHIRRDKATSNICTAQVLLAVIASMYAVYHGPKGLREIAERVSERTRSLATSLLNLGWKLVHENYFDTLRIECENGAAIVNKAADAGFNLRLFSNGDVGITLDERTDQDELARIVTLFDTDNCDHDAAVPDHHQSVELCRADDYLQQPIFNSYHTETEMMRYLHRLEARDLALNTSMIPLGSCTMKLNAASEMMPLSWPEVNGIHPFAPKDQWQGYAEMIQQLEDWLAACTGFHAVSLQPNAGSQGEYAGLLAIREFHKTNNQGSRNVCLIPTSAHGTNPASAVMAGMKVVAVDCDDEGNIDILSLKAKAEEHADRLAALMVTYPSTHGVFEEGIKDICQIVHDKGGQVYMDGANLNAQLGLCSPGEIGADVCHLNLHKTFCIPHGGGGPGVGPIGVAKHLAPFLPGHPMHLEGGIGPVSAAPFGSASILTISWMYIAMMGPKGLTDATSIAILNANYIAHRLRPYFPVLYQGAQNLVAHECILDLRPFKDETGVEVEDVAKRLMDYGFHAPTMSWPVSGTLMIEPTESESKAELDRFCDAMISIHGEMMDIRDGRADRQDNAFKHAPHAADILLSDDWQHSYSREQAAYPAPWLKDYKYWPPVSRVDNVYGDRHLICTCPDLEDLTE from the coding sequence GTGTCGATATCTTCTCCCCCTGCCCTTTCCTCAAAGCCGCAGTTAGACGCATTTCGCAACCGCCATCTGGGCGTTTCCCTGGACGAAGCTGAAACCCTCGCGAAGGAAATCGGTTTCGAGTCGCTGCAACAACTGGTCGACGCAGCCGTGCCCGGTTCGATTCGTCGGCAGCAGGCATTCGACCTGCCGGAGCCAAAGTCTGAAACTGATGCTCTGGCGTGGCTGAAGTCGATCATGAGCCGCAATCAGGCGACGCGATCACTGATTGGCATGGGTTACCATGATTGCATCACTCCGTCTGTCATCCTTCGCAACATTCTGGAAAACCCCGGCTGGTATACAGCTTACACTCCATACCAGCCCGAAATTTCACAGGGGCGACTGGAAGCGTGTCTGAATTTTCAGACGATGATCACGGAACTCAGCGGGCTGGACGTCGCGAATTCATCACTGCTGGACGAAGGTACTGCCGCCGCTGAAGCGATGGCAATGTGCGCTGGTGGGCATCGCAAGGCGAACCGGTTTCTCGTTTCTGATGGCTGCCATCCTCAAACGATTGCCGTGTTGCAAACCCGAGCCGAACCTTTGGGCATCGAAATCGTTGTGGCCGCTCACGACGACTTCGAATTCACCGATGATGTCTTCGGTGTGTTGGTGCAATATCCCGACACCAGTGGCGGAATTTACGACTTCGAATCGCTGATCAAGGCCGCTCATGATGCCAAAGTAAAAGTCGTGATGGCCGCCGATTTGCTGGCGCTGACATTGCTGAAACCACCTGGACAAATGGGAGCTGACATCGCAATCGGCAACAGCCAACGCTTTGGCGTGCCGCTCGGCTTTGGCGGTCCGCATGCTGCATGGATCGCGTGTACTGATAACCTGAAGCGAAAACTGCCCGGGCGCTTGGTTGGAGTTTCCAAAGACGCCAATGGAAAGCCCGCCTATCGACTGGCGCTGCAGACTCGCGAACAGCACATCCGTCGTGACAAAGCCACCAGCAACATCTGCACGGCTCAGGTTCTGCTGGCGGTCATCGCGTCGATGTATGCGGTTTATCATGGGCCGAAGGGGCTGCGTGAGATTGCTGAGCGAGTTTCCGAACGGACCAGAAGTCTTGCGACGAGTCTGCTGAATTTGGGTTGGAAACTCGTCCATGAAAATTACTTCGACACGCTGCGAATTGAATGCGAAAACGGTGCCGCGATTGTTAACAAAGCGGCGGACGCCGGATTCAACCTGCGGCTGTTTTCTAACGGCGACGTAGGCATCACGCTGGATGAACGCACAGATCAGGACGAACTCGCCAGAATTGTCACGTTGTTTGATACAGACAATTGTGATCACGATGCGGCCGTTCCCGATCATCATCAGTCTGTTGAACTGTGTCGGGCCGACGACTACCTGCAGCAGCCGATCTTCAACAGCTACCACACCGAAACAGAAATGATGCGTTACCTGCATCGTCTGGAAGCAAGAGACCTGGCTTTAAATACCAGCATGATTCCGCTGGGATCCTGCACGATGAAGCTGAACGCTGCTTCCGAAATGATGCCGCTAAGCTGGCCGGAAGTGAACGGCATTCACCCGTTCGCTCCTAAGGATCAGTGGCAGGGTTATGCGGAAATGATTCAGCAACTGGAAGACTGGTTGGCCGCCTGCACGGGGTTCCATGCTGTATCGTTGCAACCAAACGCGGGTTCTCAGGGCGAATACGCTGGTCTGCTGGCCATCCGCGAATTCCACAAAACCAACAACCAGGGATCACGCAACGTCTGCCTGATTCCCACGTCGGCTCACGGCACGAACCCCGCCAGCGCCGTCATGGCGGGCATGAAGGTTGTCGCTGTGGACTGCGATGATGAAGGCAACATCGACATCCTCAGCCTGAAGGCCAAGGCCGAAGAACACGCCGATCGACTCGCCGCGCTAATGGTCACTTACCCGTCGACGCATGGCGTGTTTGAGGAAGGCATCAAAGACATCTGCCAGATCGTCCACGACAAAGGCGGACAGGTCTACATGGATGGAGCCAACCTGAACGCTCAGTTGGGCTTGTGTTCTCCCGGCGAAATCGGCGCCGATGTGTGCCATTTGAACCTGCACAAAACCTTCTGCATTCCTCACGGCGGCGGTGGTCCTGGTGTGGGGCCGATCGGAGTCGCAAAGCATCTGGCTCCGTTTCTGCCTGGCCATCCGATGCATCTGGAAGGTGGCATCGGCCCGGTGAGTGCGGCTCCATTCGGTAGCGCGAGCATCCTCACCATTTCATGGATGTACATCGCGATGATGGGCCCCAAAGGTCTGACCGACGCCACATCGATTGCGATTCTAAATGCCAATTACATTGCTCACCGCCTGCGACCGTATTTTCCAGTGCTGTATCAGGGCGCACAGAATTTGGTTGCTCACGAGTGCATTCTCGACCTGCGGCCGTTCAAGGATGAAACCGGTGTAGAAGTCGAAGACGTCGCCAAGCGTCTGATGGACTATGGCTTCCACGCGCCGACGATGTCGTGGCCGGTGTCAGGCACGTTGATGATTGAACCCACGGAGAGTGAATCAAAAGCGGAGCTGGATCGTTTCTGCGACGCGATGATTTCCATCCACGGCGAAATGATGGACATTCGAGACGGCCGAGCGGATCGCCAGGACAACGCCTTCAAACATGCCCCCCACGCGGCTGACATCCTGCTCAGCGATGACTGGCAACACAGCTACTCTCGCGAACAGGCGGCGTACCCGGCCCCGTGGCTGAAGGACTACAAATACTGGCCGCCAGTCAGCCGAGTCGACAATGTCTACGGTGACCGTCACCTAATCTGCACGTGCCCCGACCTTGAAGACCTAACTGAATAA
- a CDS encoding class I SAM-dependent methyltransferase has translation MELAECDLCGNRDFEAISQKDRHGEMLETVACRQCGLVRHAVVPTEQELQEFYSTNYRKAYNGESSPGVRRIMRAWKNGTRICRQVQPHLKPQGRVLEVGAGIGCTVKVFDQNGFNAEGIDPGSEFLAFSRDKLKAKVHTANVYDLPRRSDYDAILLVHVIEHVRSPRAALEHIAGLIKPGGMFYVECPNLQAPFARRSRLFHTAHIHNFVPSTLMMLARSCGFQLVQRFGDEQDPNLQMLFQHCGEPQMEIDSANYQRTVHELARTNAVPYTLRLRYLRDRLKKLVGYVDEYARAQRFVDQLIKDCGGLANSPVPSAALANRAA, from the coding sequence ATGGAACTGGCAGAATGCGACCTTTGTGGTAATCGCGACTTTGAAGCGATTTCGCAGAAGGACCGCCACGGCGAAATGCTTGAAACAGTTGCGTGTCGACAATGCGGACTGGTACGGCATGCAGTTGTTCCGACGGAACAGGAACTGCAGGAATTCTATTCGACCAACTATCGCAAGGCCTATAATGGTGAAAGTTCGCCAGGCGTCCGGCGCATCATGCGAGCGTGGAAGAACGGAACTAGAATTTGCCGCCAAGTGCAGCCGCATCTGAAACCACAAGGTCGAGTGCTGGAAGTGGGCGCGGGAATCGGCTGCACGGTGAAAGTGTTCGACCAGAACGGTTTTAATGCCGAAGGTATCGATCCTGGCAGCGAATTTCTGGCGTTTTCACGCGACAAATTAAAGGCGAAGGTACATACGGCAAATGTCTATGACCTGCCGCGACGCAGTGACTACGATGCCATTCTTCTGGTGCATGTCATCGAACACGTTCGGTCACCTCGCGCAGCACTTGAACACATTGCTGGGCTGATAAAGCCGGGCGGCATGTTCTATGTGGAATGCCCGAATCTCCAGGCTCCGTTCGCTCGTCGCAGTCGGCTGTTCCACACGGCTCATATCCACAATTTTGTGCCGTCCACTTTGATGATGCTGGCCAGGTCGTGCGGGTTTCAGCTCGTACAGCGTTTTGGCGATGAGCAGGACCCAAATCTGCAAATGCTGTTTCAGCACTGCGGCGAGCCCCAAATGGAAATCGACTCCGCAAACTACCAGCGTACGGTCCACGAATTGGCTCGAACGAACGCCGTACCTTACACGCTACGGCTGCGGTACCTCAGGGATCGCCTGAAAAAACTCGTCGGCTATGTCGACGAGTACGCTCGCGCACAAAGGTTTGTAGATCAACTTATCAAAGACTGCGGCGGCTTAGCTAATTCGCCCGTACCGAGTGCAGCTCTGGCCAATCGTGCCGCTTGA
- a CDS encoding mitochondrial fission ELM1 family protein, with the protein MSNLAENRLSIWCLLDGKAGHQNQVQGCADAIQRLTCAEIHSVELSGWNQGLRSLIRCDRRRLPDLAPDLIIGAGHASHFPLCMFRWRFGGRSIVLMKPSLPLSLFDFCLIPDVHRLRRVPDNTILTTGVLNRVLPGRHKDARRGMFLVGGPSGHYRWDSKLVYQQICDVVQRTSDVCWTVATSRRTPDDFFNFWRTNASVARLVSAADVGPDWLPAQLDAAATVWVTEDSVSMTYEALTSGASVGILELVRWQKNRVTDCIDSLVDSERAVRWTQWCETRQLKKAEAPFSEADRCAALLLDRLFPNRASQDIGQKAA; encoded by the coding sequence ATGTCAAACCTGGCCGAAAATCGTTTGTCGATCTGGTGTCTGTTGGACGGTAAAGCGGGTCATCAGAATCAGGTACAGGGCTGCGCGGATGCCATTCAACGCCTTACGTGCGCGGAAATCCATTCGGTCGAATTGTCAGGTTGGAACCAGGGCCTTCGGTCGCTCATTCGTTGTGATCGACGTCGACTCCCTGACTTGGCCCCTGACCTGATCATCGGTGCCGGACATGCGTCTCATTTTCCGTTATGCATGTTTCGCTGGCGGTTCGGTGGTCGTTCGATTGTGCTAATGAAACCCTCGCTGCCGCTATCACTGTTCGATTTCTGCCTGATCCCCGATGTTCATAGACTTCGTCGTGTTCCCGACAACACAATTCTGACGACAGGAGTGCTGAATCGAGTTTTGCCCGGCCGCCATAAGGACGCTCGCCGTGGCATGTTCCTCGTTGGTGGCCCAAGCGGACACTATCGCTGGGACAGTAAACTCGTTTATCAACAGATTTGCGATGTCGTACAACGAACATCCGATGTCTGCTGGACCGTCGCCACGTCTCGCCGCACGCCAGATGATTTCTTCAATTTTTGGCGGACAAACGCTTCAGTAGCACGGTTGGTCTCCGCAGCGGACGTCGGCCCCGACTGGCTTCCGGCTCAGCTCGACGCGGCAGCCACTGTTTGGGTGACCGAAGACAGCGTTTCCATGACGTATGAGGCTCTTACGTCGGGCGCTAGTGTTGGAATACTGGAACTGGTTCGTTGGCAAAAAAATCGAGTCACCGACTGTATCGATTCACTCGTCGATTCGGAACGCGCAGTCCGTTGGACTCAATGGTGCGAGACGCGGCAATTGAAAAAGGCAGAAGCTCCGTTTTCTGAGGCAGACCGTTGCGCCGCGCTGCTGCTAGACCGGCTATTCCCGAATCGTGCTTCGCAGGATATTGGGCAAAAAGCAGCCTGA
- a CDS encoding ABC transporter ATP-binding protein codes for MDTLTRTAGYLWVYRFSLICSVLCALGIATCWCMNLSAVAPVVKVLFENDSLHQYIDQQIDDANRKIQSDSERLAVLDDSALERRTKLQSRVTDATRSLHTYTQVKQYILPFVPRDKFNTIALIVLFIVFGTVLKSVFVYGQEILVGIVVNRTANDIRRDCFATSQRLDMQTVSAKGTTKILSLMTNDIQQMTVGLGAFGTRMIREPLKASACIAAAFFINWRLTLTAILLVPLMGFFLAKLGRMLKKAAKSAMESVAVIYDCIGETFDCFKVVQAFSGEKRQQEQFLKANDDYYLYKMKCVRMNALIRPTSEIMAVIIVVVAFTPGAYMVLRNTDSVFGIQLAAEAMTITELMTMYVLLAGVLDPVRKLSTVFGQVRQGLAGADRVFELIDTQSVISEPESPAVFSSHTQSIRFEDVSFRYLSAGESEVRSMVLQNVSLEVKFGEVVAVVGSNGSGKSTLTSLLPRFIDPESGVVRIDGKDISEYSTSDLRSQIGLVSQETMLFNDSILENIRYGNFSADRETIIEAARQAHAWDFISELPDGIDTHIGAGGGRLSGGQRQRISLARAIVRNPAILILDEATSAIDARSEDMIHGVLKSFSKGRTVFIITHVLSETFLDLVDRIVVMDQGRVAAVGSHAELMQKCALYQRLTQAGLGGHKAAA; via the coding sequence ATGGATACGTTAACTCGAACCGCCGGTTACCTGTGGGTCTACCGCTTCTCCCTTATCTGCTCTGTGCTGTGTGCACTTGGTATCGCCACATGCTGGTGCATGAATCTTTCGGCGGTAGCTCCTGTCGTGAAAGTGCTGTTCGAAAATGACAGCCTTCACCAATACATCGATCAGCAGATCGATGATGCCAATCGAAAAATCCAGAGTGATTCTGAGCGGCTGGCGGTGCTTGATGACAGCGCCTTGGAGCGACGGACCAAACTGCAGAGTCGCGTGACCGACGCAACTCGCAGCCTTCACACTTACACACAGGTCAAGCAGTACATTCTGCCATTTGTACCGCGTGACAAGTTCAACACGATTGCATTGATCGTGCTGTTCATCGTTTTCGGCACCGTGTTGAAGAGTGTCTTTGTGTATGGACAGGAAATTCTGGTGGGAATCGTCGTTAACCGCACGGCCAACGATATTCGCCGCGACTGCTTCGCCACCTCCCAGCGACTGGATATGCAGACCGTATCTGCAAAAGGCACGACTAAGATTCTGTCGCTAATGACAAATGATATCCAACAGATGACTGTGGGGCTGGGAGCGTTTGGGACACGCATGATTCGTGAACCCCTCAAGGCATCGGCGTGCATTGCGGCTGCATTCTTCATCAACTGGCGACTGACGCTGACCGCCATACTGCTGGTGCCCCTGATGGGTTTCTTCCTGGCAAAACTGGGACGGATGTTGAAAAAAGCGGCCAAAAGCGCGATGGAAAGCGTGGCCGTCATCTATGACTGCATCGGCGAAACGTTCGATTGTTTCAAGGTGGTGCAGGCGTTTAGTGGTGAGAAACGTCAGCAGGAACAGTTCCTGAAGGCCAACGACGACTACTACCTGTATAAGATGAAGTGCGTTCGGATGAACGCATTAATTCGGCCCACATCAGAAATCATGGCCGTAATCATCGTGGTCGTAGCGTTTACACCCGGCGCTTACATGGTCCTTCGCAACACGGATTCCGTTTTTGGCATCCAGTTGGCAGCAGAGGCAATGACGATCACGGAATTGATGACGATGTACGTGCTGCTGGCCGGCGTGCTGGACCCTGTGCGAAAATTGTCGACGGTCTTCGGGCAGGTTCGTCAGGGGCTGGCGGGTGCTGACCGCGTTTTCGAACTGATCGACACCCAAAGTGTCATCAGCGAACCTGAATCTCCCGCTGTCTTCAGTAGCCATACGCAGTCCATTCGCTTCGAAGACGTTTCGTTCCGTTACCTTTCCGCAGGTGAAAGCGAAGTACGTTCAATGGTACTGCAGAATGTTTCGTTGGAGGTCAAATTTGGCGAAGTGGTGGCAGTGGTCGGCAGCAATGGTTCCGGAAAGTCAACACTGACGAGCTTGCTGCCGCGTTTTATCGATCCGGAGTCCGGAGTCGTCCGAATCGATGGGAAGGACATTTCGGAATACAGCACAAGCGATTTGCGCAGCCAAATCGGCCTTGTCAGTCAGGAAACGATGCTGTTCAACGATTCGATTCTGGAAAACATTCGGTACGGCAACTTTTCGGCGGACCGCGAAACCATCATCGAAGCCGCGCGACAGGCTCACGCGTGGGACTTTATTTCCGAACTTCCCGATGGAATCGACACACATATCGGAGCCGGCGGCGGTCGCTTATCCGGCGGTCAGCGGCAGCGGATTTCTCTGGCGCGAGCGATCGTGCGGAATCCCGCCATCCTGATTTTGGATGAAGCAACGTCCGCCATTGACGCGCGTAGCGAAGACATGATTCACGGCGTGCTGAAGTCGTTTTCTAAAGGGCGCACCGTGTTTATTATCACTCACGTACTAAGCGAAACGTTTCTGGATCTTGTGGACCGCATTGTTGTCATGGATCAGGGGCGGGTTGCAGCTGTGGGATCGCACGCCGAGTTGATGCAGAAATGTGCCTTGTATCAACGGCTAACTCAAGCGGGGCTCGGCGGACACAAGGCTGCCGCTTAG
- a CDS encoding polysaccharide deacetylase family protein: MNLFALQTVVLSSSAIATMLVAVGLSCRYAWWKPPVNWSMPRVLMYHMVSPHRKKARFNKLRVLPERFEEQLAWLQENGFQFVFASQLCDGTKLPGKTVCLTFDDGYADNLLIADPIMEKYGAVGTLYLVEDRSGGWSSKKKSHHEDDELASEPKLTDLQVEQMLQSGRWELGGHTVTHANLPNLDGDEAAREITDSRNRLTEQFGQELKTFAYPFGLLGDREVRLAREAGYSAAVTTEPRIYDAAHDDLMMIPRIKVSGTEGMAAFAIRIRTGQRGLLK; this comes from the coding sequence ATGAACTTATTCGCCCTGCAAACGGTTGTGCTTAGCTCAAGCGCCATTGCGACAATGCTCGTCGCTGTTGGTTTGAGTTGCCGGTATGCCTGGTGGAAGCCGCCTGTAAACTGGAGCATGCCTCGCGTGCTGATGTACCATATGGTCTCTCCGCACCGCAAAAAGGCGAGGTTCAATAAGCTGAGAGTCCTGCCGGAAAGATTTGAAGAGCAACTCGCGTGGCTGCAGGAAAACGGCTTTCAATTTGTCTTTGCCAGCCAGTTATGTGATGGCACCAAACTTCCGGGGAAAACGGTCTGCTTAACGTTTGATGACGGCTACGCAGACAATCTGCTGATCGCGGATCCCATCATGGAAAAATACGGAGCTGTGGGTACGCTGTACTTGGTGGAAGATCGTTCTGGCGGCTGGTCCAGCAAAAAGAAAAGCCATCACGAAGACGACGAACTGGCCAGCGAACCGAAACTCACTGACCTACAGGTTGAACAGATGCTGCAATCCGGCCGATGGGAACTTGGCGGGCACACAGTCACTCACGCCAACCTGCCGAATCTCGACGGTGACGAAGCAGCTCGAGAAATCACAGATTCGCGGAATCGACTGACTGAACAGTTTGGGCAGGAACTCAAGACCTTCGCCTACCCATTCGGGCTGCTGGGTGATCGCGAAGTCCGGCTGGCTCGTGAAGCCGGCTATTCAGCGGCCGTGACAACAGAACCTCGGATTTACGATGCGGCTCATGACGACCTGATGATGATTCCTCGGATAAAGGTGTCTGGTACGGAGGGGATGGCGGCGTTTGCCATTCGCATACGCACGGGACAACGTGGCTTGTTGAAATGA
- a CDS encoding methyltransferase domain-containing protein produces MSVIKNVLRPAIHRMVKIGKPHFDCSICGYHGPFKDKRITRTPNLVRVDSKCLGCGAAERHRMLKLVIEELFGEGQADGKAVLHMAPEACMQPLISSKFATYHTADLFMEGVDFHEDVQDMSLASGSYDCVVISRVLTIPPDLNASIRELRRILKPDGIAIIAEIHSHQETVEFGEMRKHRSRQVGIDILNRYAEHFSRVERYDAARYGSRFQLVNRMKLDGITKDDYPVEVREQGQGFRELVAVCYA; encoded by the coding sequence ATGAGTGTCATCAAAAACGTACTGCGTCCGGCAATTCATCGCATGGTGAAAATCGGGAAGCCGCACTTTGACTGTTCGATTTGTGGGTACCATGGCCCCTTCAAAGACAAGCGGATCACCAGAACTCCAAATCTAGTTCGAGTAGACTCGAAATGCCTCGGCTGTGGAGCGGCAGAGCGTCATCGCATGCTGAAGTTGGTTATTGAAGAACTGTTCGGGGAAGGCCAGGCAGATGGCAAAGCAGTGCTGCATATGGCTCCTGAAGCCTGTATGCAGCCGCTCATTTCTTCAAAGTTCGCTACCTACCACACGGCAGACCTCTTCATGGAAGGAGTCGACTTCCATGAAGATGTGCAAGACATGTCATTGGCCAGCGGCAGCTATGACTGTGTGGTCATTTCACGAGTACTCACGATTCCGCCGGACCTGAACGCTTCGATTCGCGAATTGCGCCGAATCCTGAAACCTGACGGCATCGCTATCATCGCAGAAATTCATTCGCACCAGGAAACGGTCGAATTCGGCGAAATGCGAAAACACCGCTCGCGACAGGTCGGGATCGACATCCTGAACCGGTATGCCGAACACTTTTCGAGAGTCGAACGCTACGATGCCGCACGCTACGGTAGTCGCTTCCAACTAGTCAATCGCATGAAGCTGGACGGCATTACAAAAGATGACTACCCCGTCGAAGTGCGTGAACAAGGGCAGGGCTTCCGAGAGCTGGTCGCAGTCTGTTACGCGTAA